The proteins below are encoded in one region of Triticum aestivum cultivar Chinese Spring chromosome 1B, IWGSC CS RefSeq v2.1, whole genome shotgun sequence:
- the LOC123149745 gene encoding uncharacterized protein isoform X2, giving the protein MAAIRCAARRIGGSLLQRTQAAVVEEGPRRLAPSRLMRSRQLSSQRAGKILKKEELDFEEMKAVLDTLAELQKEAGPSVFLMRMMSIGRAAKTVVVGAAKLTLVYVAAAVAFGGDGVEAEAATKENQ; this is encoded by the exons atggcggcgattcGGTGCGCGGCGAGGAGGATCGGTGGCTCCCTGCTCCAGCGGACGCAGGCGGCGGTCGTGGAGGAGGGACCACGCCGGCTCGCGCCAAGCAGGCTCATGCGCTCCCGCCAGCTCTCCAGCCAG CGTGCTGGCAAGATCCTGAAGAAGGAAGAGCTGGACTTTGAGGAGATGAAGGCGGTGTTAGATACGTTGGCGGAGCTCCAAAAGGAAGCAGGACCCTCTGTCTTTCTAAT GCGCATGATGTCCATCGGACGTGCTGCTAAGACTGTGGTTGTTGGAGCTGCCAAGTTGACACTTGTCTATGTCGCTGCGGCTGTTGCTTTTGGTGGCGATGGGGTAGAAGCCGAGGCTGCTACCAAGGAAAACCAGTGA
- the LOC123149745 gene encoding uncharacterized protein isoform X1 has protein sequence MAAIRCAARRIGGSLLQRTQAAVVEEGPRRLAPSRLMRSRQLSSQVSGERAGKILKKEELDFEEMKAVLDTLAELQKEAGPSVFLMRMMSIGRAAKTVVVGAAKLTLVYVAAAVAFGGDGVEAEAATKENQ, from the exons atggcggcgattcGGTGCGCGGCGAGGAGGATCGGTGGCTCCCTGCTCCAGCGGACGCAGGCGGCGGTCGTGGAGGAGGGACCACGCCGGCTCGCGCCAAGCAGGCTCATGCGCTCCCGCCAGCTCTCCAGCCAGGTCTCCGGCGAG CGTGCTGGCAAGATCCTGAAGAAGGAAGAGCTGGACTTTGAGGAGATGAAGGCGGTGTTAGATACGTTGGCGGAGCTCCAAAAGGAAGCAGGACCCTCTGTCTTTCTAAT GCGCATGATGTCCATCGGACGTGCTGCTAAGACTGTGGTTGTTGGAGCTGCCAAGTTGACACTTGTCTATGTCGCTGCGGCTGTTGCTTTTGGTGGCGATGGGGTAGAAGCCGAGGCTGCTACCAAGGAAAACCAGTGA